One genomic segment of Streptococcus salivarius includes these proteins:
- a CDS encoding pullulanase has protein sequence MKRNTQANDEKVLRYSLRKYKLGLASVTIGAIFLSFAAVQGVKADEAVSTPDSSTQVEPADPSLTTSGLVTETPTAPVAAENATVSKENEPVSLPEENTGRTEIPKLTETSENTPKTVSTSNSQALTNASEDPIADGSIRLHFQELPSPDKASLGLWTWDDVETPSSQKGAWPTGATSFAEAKQDDYGVYLDVKLSSAPKKLSFLINNAAGTNLSGDKAVEILSPQMNEAWIDKDFQVYSYQPIPQDHVRINYFRTDGDYSNKSVWYWGDVKDAPSNWPDGVNFQPNGKYGAYLDIPLTQAAKSIGFLLLDESKTGDDVKIQSNDYKFSDLKKSRQLFVRDTDPTVYTNPYFVKDVRLTGAQQLSPSQIELSFTNLDEVSSEDILKDLKVTDKDGNSVTLKQLDLDAKLKKATLTGDFAAENLPYKVTLGSDSFKTSESWQLKDALYSYDGELGARLEENGTKAHVTLWSPSANQVDIIVYDKNNQDKVLAEHALSKGPRGTWQADLLATDFGLENLTGYFYQYRIKRGDQSVIVLDPYAKSLAAWNSDDANKGPEHKIAKAAFVDPANYGPKDLDYAKIPNFKSREDAIIYEAHVRDFTSDKAISAELKHQFGTFAAFAERLDYLKDLGVTHIQLLPVLSYYFVNELQNGKRLDAYASSDSNYNWGYDPQNYFSLTGMYSENPSDPAKRIEEFKNLVVAIHAHGMGVILDVVYNHTAKTAIFEDLEPNYYHFMDADGTPRSSFGGGRLGTTHYMSRRVLVDSIAYLTKEYKVDGFRFDMMGDHDAESIEQAYNTARALNPNLIMLGEGWVTYAGDENSPVQPADQSWMKDTDTVAVFSDDIRNTLKSGYPNEGTPAFITGGKRDINKVFDNIKAQPTNFEADSPGDVIQYIAAHDNLTLFDIIAQSIKKDPSKPENNAEIHRRLRLGNLMVLTAQGTPFIHSGQEYGRTKQFRDPAYRYPVSEDKVPNKSHLLVDEKGNPFDYPYFIHDSYDSSDAVNHFDWTKATNSQAFPENTKTRAFTKGLIALRKSTDAFNFKSKADVGARVTLLTVPGQDNVAQEDLVLGYQTVASNGDRYLVYVNADSKARQFDLSKLTNGPSYMVLADGNQVNLSGISELSGVAINNHILTLNPLTATIIRLTNAQTPTEEVAKPSEKTASFGGKETEVTKTRVKTSSPEDLVGDAELVNHGNGQGKTEASRQTDKQLPSTGEKTNRGLFVTGLLSILSLGFLRKRRTK, from the coding sequence ATGAAAAGAAATACTCAAGCTAATGATGAAAAAGTTCTTCGTTATAGCCTTCGCAAGTACAAGTTAGGTTTGGCTTCTGTAACCATTGGAGCTATTTTTTTGAGCTTTGCTGCAGTTCAAGGAGTAAAAGCAGATGAAGCAGTATCAACGCCCGACTCTAGCACACAGGTAGAACCAGCTGATCCTAGTCTTACTACCAGTGGACTAGTAACTGAAACGCCAACAGCTCCTGTAGCAGCTGAGAATGCCACGGTGTCCAAGGAAAATGAGCCAGTTTCTCTTCCAGAAGAAAATACTGGCCGTACTGAGATTCCCAAGCTAACTGAAACTAGCGAAAACACGCCAAAAACAGTAAGTACTAGTAATAGTCAAGCTCTTACGAATGCATCTGAGGATCCTATTGCTGATGGGTCTATTCGCTTGCATTTCCAAGAGTTGCCAAGTCCAGACAAGGCATCGCTTGGACTTTGGACTTGGGATGATGTTGAGACACCATCATCTCAGAAGGGGGCCTGGCCGACAGGGGCAACCTCATTTGCTGAAGCTAAACAGGATGATTATGGTGTCTATTTAGATGTGAAGTTGTCTTCAGCACCTAAAAAACTTAGCTTCTTGATTAATAATGCCGCTGGAACGAACCTTTCAGGGGATAAAGCAGTCGAAATTCTTAGCCCTCAAATGAATGAAGCCTGGATTGACAAGGATTTCCAAGTTTACAGCTATCAACCTATCCCTCAAGACCACGTTCGTATCAATTATTTCCGTACGGATGGTGACTATAGCAATAAGTCTGTCTGGTATTGGGGTGATGTTAAGGACGCTCCAAGCAATTGGCCTGATGGTGTCAATTTCCAACCGAATGGTAAGTATGGTGCCTACTTAGATATTCCACTAACACAAGCGGCAAAATCGATAGGATTTTTACTCTTAGATGAGAGCAAAACAGGAGATGATGTGAAAATTCAATCAAATGATTATAAATTTAGTGACTTGAAAAAATCTCGTCAGCTTTTCGTACGAGATACTGATCCGACAGTCTACACCAACCCTTACTTTGTCAAGGATGTGCGTTTGACTGGGGCTCAGCAGCTTAGTCCAAGCCAAATCGAACTTAGCTTCACCAACTTAGACGAGGTCTCATCTGAAGATATTCTCAAAGACCTTAAGGTGACGGATAAGGATGGTAACAGTGTAACTCTTAAACAGCTTGACTTGGATGCTAAACTCAAAAAAGCTACATTAACAGGTGATTTTGCTGCAGAAAATCTGCCTTATAAGGTCACTTTGGGCAGTGATAGTTTTAAAACATCTGAGAGCTGGCAATTAAAGGATGCCCTCTACAGTTATGATGGTGAATTGGGTGCTCGACTAGAAGAGAATGGTACTAAGGCACATGTGACACTTTGGTCACCAAGTGCTAATCAAGTAGATATCATTGTCTATGATAAGAATAATCAAGACAAGGTGCTGGCTGAACACGCTCTAAGCAAAGGGCCTCGAGGTACTTGGCAAGCTGACCTACTTGCGACTGATTTTGGCCTTGAAAACTTAACAGGTTATTTCTATCAATACCGCATTAAACGTGGTGATCAGTCAGTAATTGTTCTTGATCCTTATGCGAAATCTCTGGCAGCTTGGAATAGTGACGATGCCAACAAGGGACCTGAACACAAGATTGCCAAGGCTGCCTTTGTAGATCCTGCTAATTATGGACCAAAAGACCTTGACTACGCTAAGATTCCTAACTTTAAATCTCGAGAAGATGCCATTATTTATGAGGCCCATGTCCGAGATTTCACCTCTGACAAGGCTATCTCAGCTGAATTGAAGCACCAGTTTGGTACTTTTGCAGCTTTTGCGGAGCGTTTGGATTATCTTAAAGACCTTGGGGTTACCCATATTCAGCTTTTGCCAGTATTGAGCTACTATTTTGTTAATGAATTGCAAAATGGGAAGCGTTTGGATGCCTATGCATCAAGCGATAGTAACTACAACTGGGGCTATGATCCACAAAACTATTTCTCTTTGACGGGTATGTATTCTGAAAACCCTAGTGATCCGGCTAAACGTATTGAAGAATTCAAGAATTTAGTTGTAGCTATCCATGCCCATGGTATGGGTGTTATCTTGGATGTGGTTTATAATCATACAGCCAAGACAGCTATTTTTGAAGACCTTGAGCCAAATTACTATCACTTTATGGATGCTGATGGCACTCCTCGTTCGAGTTTTGGAGGCGGTCGTCTAGGTACGACTCACTATATGAGCCGTCGTGTCTTGGTGGATTCCATTGCTTATTTGACTAAGGAATATAAAGTAGATGGTTTCCGCTTTGATATGATGGGTGACCATGATGCTGAAAGTATCGAGCAAGCTTACAATACTGCACGCGCCCTTAATCCAAATCTCATTATGCTTGGTGAGGGTTGGGTGACTTATGCTGGCGATGAAAATAGCCCGGTTCAGCCTGCCGATCAGTCTTGGATGAAAGACACAGATACCGTAGCAGTATTTTCAGATGATATTCGAAATACCCTCAAATCAGGTTATCCAAACGAGGGAACACCGGCCTTCATCACAGGTGGAAAACGTGATATTAATAAGGTTTTTGATAATATCAAGGCGCAACCAACTAACTTCGAGGCTGATTCTCCAGGTGATGTTATCCAGTATATTGCTGCTCATGATAATTTGACCCTTTTTGATATCATCGCCCAATCAATCAAGAAGGATCCAAGCAAGCCTGAGAATAATGCTGAAATTCATCGTCGCTTGCGTCTAGGAAACCTCATGGTCTTGACTGCTCAGGGAACACCATTTATTCACTCTGGTCAGGAATACGGCCGCACCAAACAGTTCCGTGATCCGGCCTACCGTTATCCTGTATCTGAGGACAAGGTGCCGAACAAGTCGCACCTCTTAGTTGATGAAAAGGGCAATCCATTTGACTATCCTTACTTCATCCATGATTCTTATGATTCTAGTGATGCGGTTAACCATTTTGACTGGACTAAGGCGACTAATAGCCAGGCCTTCCCAGAAAATACGAAAACGCGTGCCTTTACCAAAGGGTTAATTGCCTTACGTAAGTCTACGGATGCCTTCAATTTCAAATCTAAAGCAGATGTGGGTGCTCGTGTGACACTATTGACAGTTCCTGGTCAGGATAATGTTGCTCAAGAAGATTTGGTATTAGGATACCAAACTGTTGCTTCCAATGGGGATCGTTACCTTGTCTATGTCAATGCGGATAGCAAGGCTCGTCAGTTTGATTTGAGCAAGCTTACAAATGGTCCATCCTATATGGTTTTAGCAGATGGCAATCAAGTTAATCTATCTGGAATTAGTGAGCTATCAGGTGTTGCAATCAACAATCACATCTTGACCTTGAACCCACTAACAGCGACGATTATTCGTTTAACCAATGCTCAGACACCAACTGAGGAAGTAGCTAAGCCTTCTGAGAAGACTGCGTCATTTGGTGGAAAAGAGACTGAGGTAACTAAAACAAGAGTCAAGACCTCAAGTCCAGAGGACCTTGTCGGAGATGCTGAGCTTGTTAACCATGGCAATGGTCAGGGTAAGACTGAAGCTAGTCGTCAAACTGATAAGCAACTGCCATCTACTGGTGAAAAGACAAATCGTGGACTCTTTGTAACAGGTTTGCTAAGTATTCTTAGCCTAGGATTCCTTCGAAAACGTCGTACAAAATAA